The Cyclobacteriaceae bacterium genome includes a region encoding these proteins:
- a CDS encoding PLP-dependent transferase, with protein sequence MSLNTEIIHSIPVDELTGAISVPIYQTTTFVHSEPGVHQGYDYTRSGNPTRKVLEDLIAKYEKGTTGAAFASGMAAIDAVLKLLKAGDHVIAGNDIYGGTYRLLTTIFKKFGVSVSFIDLQNQEEIIEAIQPNTKLIWVETPSNPSLKIVDIRVISEISKANDILLCVDNTFCSPIAQKPIELGADIVVHSATKYIGGHSDVISGLVVTSTKKLGEEILFIQNASGAVLSPIESWLLIRGLETLDLRYKQHSSNALAIARYLQGQPWVEKVFYPGLLSHQGHDIAVRQQKYFGGIVSFTLKEGTLDAVKRFTKSSKLFKLAESLGGVKSLVAHPVTMTHASIPKDRHADFGLSEGLLRLSVGLEDVDDLIDDLTAASRVLQTESVF encoded by the coding sequence ATGTCACTTAACACAGAAATCATTCACAGTATTCCGGTAGATGAATTAACAGGTGCTATCTCTGTACCAATTTATCAAACCACAACTTTTGTTCACAGCGAACCTGGAGTTCATCAGGGTTATGATTACACGCGCTCTGGTAATCCGACACGGAAAGTGCTTGAAGATCTTATCGCCAAGTATGAAAAGGGAACTACCGGAGCCGCCTTTGCGAGTGGCATGGCTGCTATTGACGCGGTCCTCAAACTATTAAAGGCAGGAGATCATGTCATTGCCGGTAATGACATTTATGGCGGGACGTATCGATTGCTTACAACCATCTTTAAAAAATTCGGGGTGAGCGTGAGTTTTATTGACCTTCAAAATCAGGAAGAGATTATCGAAGCTATTCAGCCTAATACTAAATTGATCTGGGTTGAAACTCCTTCCAACCCTTCTCTTAAAATTGTTGATATCCGGGTTATATCAGAAATCTCAAAAGCGAATGACATTCTCCTGTGTGTCGATAATACTTTCTGTTCTCCTATCGCTCAAAAGCCCATAGAATTAGGGGCCGATATTGTTGTGCACAGTGCGACTAAGTACATTGGAGGCCACAGTGATGTGATCTCTGGCCTGGTGGTTACTTCAACCAAAAAGCTAGGAGAAGAAATTCTCTTCATCCAAAATGCCAGCGGTGCCGTACTCAGTCCTATTGAAAGCTGGCTGCTCATCCGCGGGCTTGAAACGCTCGACTTGCGCTATAAGCAGCACTCATCCAACGCTCTTGCCATCGCCCGGTATTTACAAGGTCAACCTTGGGTGGAAAAGGTATTTTATCCGGGATTACTATCTCATCAAGGTCATGATATAGCAGTTCGCCAACAAAAATATTTTGGAGGCATTGTTTCCTTCACATTAAAAGAAGGAACTCTGGATGCAGTTAAAAGATTTACAAAATCATCCAAACTATTCAAGCTTGCTGAAAGCCTTGGAGGAGTAAAAAGTCTTGTCGCTCATCCTGTTACCATGACTCATGCTTCCATTCCTAAAGATCGTCATGCTGATTTCGGTCTTAGCGAAGGTCTTCTTAGATTGTCGGTAGGCCTTGAAGATGTGGATGATCTTATTGATGACCTTACAGCGGCATCCCGGGTTTTACAAACGGAGAGCGTCTTCTGA
- a CDS encoding sterol desaturase family protein: MEINYVAFAIPAFFIFLGLEYAVAIRKGKSHLFKYENSASNISVGIAERLLNLLITGSFYSLFYYVYNRFAILSIPNHWIVWMVLLLATDLVWYWYHRMGHEINLFWGAHIVHHQSEEFNYTVSARITTLQAIVRNLFWCILPIIGFHPSMVIAILVVHGTYSFFTHTQLIGKLGWLEHIFITPSHHGVHHASNEKYLNKNYGDIFVFWDKMFGTFQKEEERPVFGLTHPLKSHSFLWQHFHYYMELWAACRKKNSVWQVLKIIFGRPEDIDQSLRVALEKKLLLPKAGMNSTFRFKVYLNVQLVLSVIILFAFTLLFFYNDPYQKGFVIAFILLTLVNCGAMLEQQKWIHYLELSRLILLCGFLSYTIGSPIFLIASLTFLFLFIYTIPAQQWYYKFVYNK; the protein is encoded by the coding sequence ATGGAAATAAATTATGTGGCTTTTGCAATCCCGGCTTTTTTCATTTTTCTGGGACTGGAGTATGCAGTCGCAATTCGGAAGGGGAAATCCCATTTATTTAAATATGAAAATTCAGCTTCAAACATTTCTGTAGGAATAGCGGAGCGATTACTCAATCTGCTTATCACAGGGAGTTTCTATAGTTTGTTCTATTATGTGTATAATAGATTTGCTATCCTATCGATTCCAAATCATTGGATCGTTTGGATGGTACTGCTACTTGCAACGGATCTCGTGTGGTATTGGTACCACAGAATGGGTCATGAGATCAATTTATTCTGGGGTGCACATATTGTTCATCATCAAAGCGAAGAGTTTAACTATACCGTTTCGGCAAGGATCACTACACTTCAGGCTATTGTAAGAAATCTTTTTTGGTGCATTTTACCGATTATCGGATTTCATCCTTCGATGGTGATAGCCATTCTGGTAGTTCATGGAACATATTCATTTTTTACACATACACAGTTGATAGGAAAATTGGGTTGGCTTGAGCACATCTTCATTACACCTTCTCATCATGGAGTGCATCACGCATCAAATGAAAAATATCTAAATAAGAACTATGGAGACATATTTGTTTTCTGGGATAAAATGTTTGGAACTTTTCAAAAGGAAGAGGAGCGACCTGTTTTTGGATTAACACACCCACTAAAAAGCCATAGCTTTCTTTGGCAACACTTTCATTATTACATGGAACTGTGGGCTGCCTGCCGAAAGAAAAATAGTGTCTGGCAAGTATTAAAGATCATTTTCGGAAGACCGGAGGATATTGATCAATCATTGAGGGTTGCATTGGAGAAGAAACTACTTTTGCCAAAAGCAGGAATGAACTCAACCTTCAGATTTAAGGTATATCTAAACGTTCAGCTAGTTTTATCAGTAATTATTCTGTTTGCGTTCACGCTGCTCTTCTTTTACAACGATCCGTACCAGAAAGGATTCGTAATCGCCTTTATATTACTAACTCTGGTTAATTGCGGTGCGATGCTTGAACAGCAGAAATGGATTCATTATCTCGAATTATCCAGACTGATACTTCTCTGTGGTTTCCTGAGCTATACAATCG